Genomic DNA from Dehalogenimonas lykanthroporepellens BL-DC-9:
GCCATCTTGGGCTCTGTAGGCTAAACCGGGGATCTCACTCAAAGCCGGGCTACCGGTTTCAAGGTGTTCTACGAGTTTCAACAAAGGCTCTTCGCCAGCTCCTCTGATGACATAATCTATGTAAGGTTCAGCCAGCGTCTGCTCCGGTGTTGTTGATGGATGTACGTTTCCCCAAATGAGCTTTGCCTCCGGGAATAACTCCTTGAACTCCTGGCTTTGAGAGATAGCCTGGGTGATATCGGTGCCGGTCAGCACCGAATAGCCAATCAGCTCCGGTTTGAAATCCATATAATCCGCTGGCTTGGCGTTCCATAATACGTTATCCAGTATTTTTACCTGATGCCCCGCTTGTTCGAGCACCGCCGCTAAAAATAGAAGTCCGTTTGGAAAAACAGCATACGTCTTGAAACGAGGATTAACTTCGGTGCCTGGATTGACTAGTAAAACTCTCATATTCACTCTCCTCTAAAAAAGCCTGACCGGTGGGTCGCCGATACGTGCCATCTCCCCGGAAAGATAATTTACGGTATGTAAATGATTCTTGGCAAGGTTAGCCGCCACTTCGACTTCTTCACCGGAGGGAGCCCGGTATTTCACGCCGTTCAGACTGATAAATCCATTGATGCGTAATGGAATAGCCGGGTCGACCGAAGCTATGAATGACGCTACTTTTTCCACTTCGTCAGCTTCGATGATTCCCGGAATCAGTGTTATTTCAGCTTGCAGTTTTTTCCCGGATTCATGTAATTTCCGGAAATTGTTTAATGTTTTTTTATTATTCGCGGCAGTATATTCGTGATACAGTTCAGGGGTGATGGCTTTCAGACTGACGATTATTTCATCTAAAGCTGAAGTGTCCGGACACACTACTCCATTGGTAAAAAGGATATTGTAGGCCCCATACTTTGATTTCAATGATTTTGCCAGGGGCGGAAATCCAGGGTCTAATGTCGGTTCAATCCCAATATAAATGGCTCTCTCAATGTCTAATCCATTTATCAAACTCAATACCTCGGATAATGACAGCAACTTCTCCGGGGGGTTTTCCGGCGGGTTTGTCGCCAGACGTGATTGCCAATCGGGCAGGAGGGAAAAATCCAGCTTCTCTCTTTGACAATAGCAACCGATGCATTTCAAGTTACACTCGGTCCAATGGTGAAAGATAATTGACTTATAACTGGGTTCATAAACGACGTGGTATACTTTCAAATTCTTACCACTGGCTTCGTCGCTGT
This window encodes:
- a CDS encoding Radical SAM domain protein (PFAM: Radical SAM domain protein~KEGG: dev:DhcVS_1337 radical SAM domain protein) produces the protein MSLYSDEASGKNLKVYHVVYEPSYKSIIFHHWTECNLKCIGCYCQREKLDFSLLPDWQSRLATNPPENPPEKLLSLSEVLSLINGLDIERAIYIGIEPTLDPGFPPLAKSLKSKYGAYNILFTNGVVCPDTSALDEIIVSLKAITPELYHEYTAANNKKTLNNFRKLHESGKKLQAEITLIPGIIEADEVEKVASFIASVDPAIPLRINGFISLNGVKYRAPSGEEVEVAANLAKNHLHTVNYLSGEMARIGDPPVRLF